The following nucleotide sequence is from Harmonia axyridis chromosome 5, icHarAxyr1.1, whole genome shotgun sequence.
TCCCAAAATAcaattgaatcttcaaaaacaATTGTAAATCAAGAAGATACACTAAATAACATTCTGACTAAGTTTTGGGAAATTGAGGAGATACCTAATCAATCCGAACCCATTTTATCTTCAGCAGAAGAGAAAGCTGAACGTATATTCGAAAAAACAACCATTCGGTTACCATCGGGTAGGTTTCAAGTTGACCTACCATTCAAAACTCCAAACGAACCATTTAAATTAGGTGATTCGTATTCGCAAGCGAAGAAAAGATTCTTGAATCTCGAAAGAAGACTACAGAATAATCAGGAACTGAAACATCAGTATTCGgaatttataaacaattatATATCCCTAGGACATGCAAAATATGTACCTTTAGTattaaaaaatgatttgtttcaGAACAAATATTTCTTCCCTCATCATTGCATAATGCGTGAGCAAAGCCTCACAACTCAACTTCGAGTAGTTTTCGACGGTTCAATGAAATCTTCATCTGGCCTTTCTATCAATGATATCATGCTCAAAGGTTATACAGTACAACCCGACTTGTTCGATATTTTGATTCGGTTTCGTACGTTCAAATATGTTATAATtgcagatattcaaaaaatgttcagacaaatcaaaattaattctaATCACACTTTTTTGCAAAACATTCTCTGGCGTGATAATCCTCAGGACGAACTGAAGTGCATAGAATTACAGACAGTGAGTTATGGCACAAATTCTGCTCCTTTCCTTAGCACAAGGTGTCTCAAAGAATTAGCAATTCACAACAAAGTCGCATTTCCTTTGGCAAGTGAAGCACTTCTGCAAGCTTGCTACGTAGATGATATCCTTTATGGTTGCCATGATATTCCTACTCTATTTGAGGCACACAAACAACTCACTCAATGCTTACAATCAGCGTGTATATCTCTCCATAAATGGGGATCTAACTCTCAAGAATTCTTGAAGAGTATTTCGTTAAATTCTCAACAGGATAATTATGTTCTAAATCCTGAAAATTCATCTAATAAAATTCTAGGCTTGATATGGAACTCTCATTCTGATAAATTCGTTATTTCATTACCTACTATTTCGATAAAAGAGTCTTATAGTAAAAGAGAagttctttcaataatcgcatccATTTATGACCCTATAGGATTGATAAATCCCATTGTTGTAAGGGCAAAAATTCTTATGCAGAAAATTTGGATTGCAAAAATCGGTTGGGACGAAAGTATAAACTCCGAAATTCTTTCTGAATGGACAACATTCTTGGAAAATCTTTCAATGCTTTCTAAATTAGAAATTCCTAGAACTATTCTACAGTTTCATTCCAATGTCGTTCAATATGAAATTCATGGATTCTGTGATGCCAGTTCACAGGCGTACGCAGCTTGTATTTATTTACGTACATTATACGCAGATAATTCAGTCACTTCACATCTGATTACAGCTAAAAGTCGTGTTGCtcctttgaaaattttgacTATACCCAAGCTGGAACTGATGGGTGCACTACTTCTGTCCACCCTGGTTTCAAAATTATCGAATATACTGCCAATTCACTTACGAAATGTAAATTCTATAAATCTATGGTCTGATTCGGAAATAGTATTAGCATGGATTCGATCACATCCATCACGTTGGTCTGTATTTGTCTCAAATCGAATTGTGCAAATTCAGGACAATTCCAAAGATGCTACTTGGCGACATATTCGATCGCACCTGAATCCTGCAAATATATTTTCGAGAGAGTCATTGCCATCACAATTATTTGTCTCAGATTTATGGTGGCAGGGTCCCGATTTTCTTCTTCGATCAAATCTAGATCTAACACCGCCGCTTAAATGGCCTTTAGCCAGTGTAGTAGAATTGATTCCCGGAAAAGATTCACGCGTTCGCATTGTTCGTGTTAGAACTCAAGGAGGAACATTCACTAGAACAATCACTAAGATATGTCCACCTCCATTCTGCACGGAAAACATTGACAATCAAGTATTATTATCAATATGACTCTTTCTTTCTttacttcttttattttttcatttatttttcgtttattttatttgttccaagaaattattttctttatcattacatcaaattttttttttattcattttcacttttatcCTTAACCTGGACGGTTCAGCCCGGGGAGtatgttaagttttgatcaaggttcgtagaactcagcgccgccattgtccaaagaatcacccctgaagttagttatagataattccgcgcactttatttgtgtgctacgcgcagtcgtcctttaatgacggctggctataatgataatttaactatggccgttttatctgtagcacttctatgttcttaacccttttcgatggttcgacaaaaGGGTCGAGAGGGGGTAAGAGATCGAACCGTCACTTCAATCACTTCGAGTTCAAGTCAGTTCAGTAATATTCtacacacagtctagtaagtacaagtcaagtacagtatagtatagttcgtcgttgctctcgtcccttgagacacagtgttcagcttgcacatttcaagttagttaaatattggcctagtcgccacgtggttaGAAAAGATCCTTCAGTCGGTCAAAATCTTCGTTAGTACTCTAGTCGGTAAATTGtaattggataagtgcgtggaactgattcatagttttcgataactagttaagcaaatcttgtaaagtgtacattgtgtaattgtatatataaacctacttcaataaatagtgtggaaaatttcatggtccttcgaacttcaacaacccagcacctaacagtccaatttatgtatggatgttcgcATCTAATAGTTACACATATACCTAAAAAGGTGTGTAAAAATCTCACAGCTATACATATAAAAACCTCCAATACGCAACTTCGCGATCACTATCTTGATGGGAAACAGTTAATAATCAATTTAGCATCAGTGGTGGGTGTCGGCACTTGAAATATGAATTGGTAGAGGCGTTTTCTTCTGTAGTAATATCACACATGCATTGTTAGAGCATGCTGCCTAATTGCTTCGACAAAACCGGATATCGTATATTTTTAACAGGTACTTTAACTAGAGGATTCGAACAATACCAAACAGATTTCGCAACGAAATATTCGAGGTgaaaaaaagattcaatttaGATGGGAAAGTCATGTGTAGGTGGTCTTAGGTTAAGGATGTTGCACCGATTGTCAGTATGACTTATTCAATGGAAAGTGATGaatgaagaaatgaaattcCTCATAATATAATTTCGAAAGAGTTCGGATCAATTTACAACAACTATTCCAACATTGCATGAGTTTTGAATTGTTGTACATAATTGATTATGGGGTTAACAGGAATTACTTAAGAATAATGCCAGTATCTATTCATTCTTATTCTTCAAGATTAGTAGATGCTTagaacaacaacaaaatttgaatacGTGATGTAGTAATCTTTGTGGTTGGTTTGTTTATCTCGATGAAGGTTTCTGTCAATAATCTACTGAAGCTACTGAATCATTAGTTTCCGGTTACTTTATATTTAAAACGGATGATCATCTAATATGTAAGGTATATACCAAACTAACCTAGGATTCGAATGATcctatgaatatttatttaatcttgtttcaccgttttttttttattttgactaaTTCCTAGGACTCTGTTAGAccttttaaattatttatattttcaatttaaggATATCAAGTATGGTACTCAAACTCTATATGATCTATCTCATTTATTGTACCATCCTAGCTCTCGGTCATCATTGTGACAATCTTCAGGGGTGTTAAATATACATTCAGTAAgacaaaaatataagaaaaaccaCTCATATCAATTCGAGATGTTGAGGAGTTAATAGTTAAAAATGCTTCAATGGTCTGATTATTAATCTGGAAACtacgatttttcattcaatattatctctcaaaattatttcattgaaaactcTTGTCATATCAGACTGACACAATGTTCAGGAAGCTGAAACATCAACAAACATGACCTAAAACACTCACATCTCACATCTTTATATATTATTTCCACACCAACATCTATTGCAATGGTAATCACCAAATGCAGATTTACAGAAAATTGTTGTGTCTTAACCTGAAAAAATACGAATCCTTCAGGATTTTCAAGCAATTAAAGAAtatatctttcatttttttcgagaaactcATTGATAACAATCATCATTTAGTTCACAGGAAAAGGGCCACCTTtaacagaaaataattatttatttttgatcctcaaatttcgagttatGGGCCTGAGATATTGAAATAGAAGTTGTAATATTTTTCGCATTCTTATAACCTTAACACCTGACCTAATCGATTTGAAGATTGGAGttcttttcatttgatatttattgtgttcATATATGAGGATATGAGCATCTTAATATTCATATCGGGTCAAAGAAAAAACCCTACTTTCAGGAGTTTACTCATTCATCCATTATACGAATATACCAACGAATATATTCATTGAAGATTTTATCCATGAACTGACATACATAATTCAACAAATTCAACCTTCACGGCTATTTAAAGAAATCTTCCATTCATTATAAAGCATTTTATCAATTGAAGTGCCTAACAATTAGGATAATATTCCTATTCAGTAGTCAATCCaaccaaaaataacaagagacaTACATACTTCCACTAACTTGCCTCAAGCAAATTGATTAACAATTTGTGTAGAAAATAACTGAGTtatgaaatgatgaaattaaGACTTATTAGCATCGTTGAAACTTGATGTATAGTATGTGAGATTCCTGGCAGAAGTCAAGCTGTCTAGTTGGATATTGCGTCGATAAGTATATATTTGTAGTGATATAAACCGTATCTTGAGAAATCCTCGGTTATGTCATGGACATAGTGAAGAGTTACTTAGTTTTTATTATGGGAAcagatttttcttcaaatgtgttTATCTTATCGAAGCATAGAACACGCGTCTTAATAAGATCTATGTTGCAACGATATTTTCTCTTGAtgactgaaaatatttcactaaatATGGATCTATTGGCTAAACAAATATTTATGTCAGTCGTACACATAGTCAGACCACTATTCTTCAAGTGTGAGTACCTCAAATGATTGCAATTAATCACCTATAATAAAAGAATCCATCGATCAGTTATCCAGtgattttctcgaaaactattagAGTTATTTGCAATTTTGGTCCAAAAAACTATTGCTTACCGTGTTGTTCGTGTTGATCCTTCTAGTACGTGAACCAGGCTCGTGAATTTTGTAGgatcaaaattgaatgattcaattgaaaaaaaataagaaaaacattatttggatcaggagcttttgaacgtTTATAGGAAACCACAGAACTGTGGTATTTATTATATGAAATGTGATTCATTATGATATCATCGTTGTCGGttattttatctagatgagGAGATGTAATGATACGATCCTCCTGAAACTCGACATAAAtatgatattgatttttttttcttggcggaggggtaatcgaaaaaaattttttttacgatATTGTTTGCTCATATCTATAATATgaaaaaagaggtttgataccgaagtttgaaccaaattactcgaaataatttttttcattaccaattcgattgttcttatatTATATTGGGTGTTCCTGagttggagttacgaaggaatatgagagattcattgtataattttaaagataaaatggcccataaacatgacCTGCGGGGTCATGTTTATGGGATCACACAAGCAAATCTCAGTGGTGACTGCAAAAGCAAATTAGTTGTTGGTGTACTAATATCGAAAAGATATCTGATTCTAGCATTCGAGCGAGGTACGGAAAATTCTAGCTTACTCAGCAACTCAACGCATTCAATCCTATCACCCAGAAGACCATGAAGGAATTTGATGGTATGCAAACCTCTTCTGCATTCAAGacttttcaaattgaatcttGATAATAAGATACTATGATCGTATCCCCTAGGTGGGTACAGTCCATACTCACGAAATGAAAGCCACTTCAAAAAGTgtatataccgatgacgaaaTCAAAAATcgcagatggcaaataaggagCGATACCAAGAAAGCGgaaagataaaggaaaataataaacttctgACAAAGACGAGTTTGTAGTgtaataaaagtactcatcttgaatgcggtaataaactcataaaccgtaaaggagTTCAATTTTTTAATGACGTGTCAATTTCAAAGGaatgtaaaattattattattggttcatttcatgaagaaattatagttcttcgtctttgcgaaatgtctgaaattttatattttgaaaatcttgggggaaGGGGGtaatgggggtaattacccccttcccccaagattttcaaaatataaatttttacgcccttgattgattattttcaatacacgaactaaatttcaacctattcctattttttactcaaatttgaggTATTTTTTAGATGTTTTAccttaattttctatggttctgatgacgtaAAAAGTTTCGCAGCTTCGCAGATGATACAGTACTTCTATTTGATGGTGATACTTGGCAATCCCTGAAGATAAAAGTGGAGGAAGAGTTAACTGAGGTCTGTGAGTGGTTTAGATTACCCACATTAACTTTAAACGCCGAAAAGACTGgctatattatatttaattcttGCTCTGACCAATCACCAGATCTTGGTAGCTTGATGGTTTCTCCTGATGTGAAAATACGCGAACAGAAGACTGTTAAATATCTTGGAATTATTTTGGACCAACATACGCGTTGGGATCATCATGTGGGATATATGGTTAACAAGATAAGGTTTCTATTGGGCCGGTTCGCCATTCTGAGAAGATATATGAATTTCTCGCAGCTAAGAACCTTATATTTTTCGTTAGTTCAGAGTCAGTTAACTTATGGTATACTTGGTTGGGGCGGAGCTCGCGGTTGTCACCTAAGAAAGGTGGAAATTGTTCAGAAATGGgtcttgaaaattattatggGCAGAAAGAAAACCTATTCCAAGAAACTCAAGAATATATCAGGAATCCGGAGTCATGACTGTGACCCAGCTCTATGTAATGCAAAGTATTATCAATGCTCATAAAAATAACAGTACACTTCAAACTTGTCAGCATACTTATGGCACAAGATCCTGCCAAAATGTTATCGTTCCCCGTGCAAGAAAGGCAATAGGACAAAGACACTATACGTATTTATCCCCCAGGTTGTATAATTCTGCTCCCAGTGAATTCAAGACTATCTGGAATCTCAAACGTTTCAAAACGAAAATAGTTGGTTGGATACTGCAGAGGGGTAGCGAATTTTCCCACGCCATCATGACTTCGAATCATGTGTGATTTCCCGTATAATTCTGGTCATCGAGAGTGCATCAAATGACATTTTTCTCCTTTTGTGACTGTGCTCTTTCGCTCtttgtttattttatgttaTATATGCCTATTTATTATGTTCTTGCTTTTGAAACCAAAGATCTTACATGTGTattatgtttagttgttgtgTTCAAGTTAATTGAAACAGGTATTATACATATTCGTTATAATACCTCCATTTATGTTTGTTCTCAGCTGGGGTAATTTAACATATGTATTTATGTAGTGTATATCaagaataaactttattattattatttttattatttatctactcgcaaaatttcaaattggtagGATTATTAACATTTTTAATATACATTTCGACAACTATTTGTTATGGTTATAATGGGGCATTATTCAAAGGTCTCTTATATTCTATTTTCGGTGAAATTTAAAATTGGCAGTTCCCCATTTTTTAGTTTGAGGATTGCGAAGTTTGACTTTAATTTAGCCTTGCTAGTGTAGGGTGCTAGTTACACTTGGTACGTTTAGTGAGTCAATGCAAATATCTTTTCGGCTGAACTATGAGTAAAAGAACCAAAAAACTTACGCTTGTTTGATTAGTAAATTCCTCTCAGTATTATATCTATCTCAGTATCATAAATGAGCactaattttgataaaacaatttctaatcgtttttgaagcgtCTATCCTTCCATAATTGATTGCCATAACCTACTGACATAATAAATGTCTAAAAATAATTTAGTGTTGTCATTATAACCATTTAAAATTGTACGATTCCTAATGGAAAGGCGTTTGAATACTTCAGCTAACCCGACATTGTTGTATACATTTATAATAGATGGAGCTAAATCGAAGACCAAGTCCTCTATCAAATCCAATCGATCTGATAGCGATCTTTCATTCAGTTGCGTGGGAGTTTCGAATTTCACCTTGATATTAATGAGAAAGATGATAGTTTGAGATGTCCAACCGAGAAATTTTCAGCATTTTAGGAAATAACACCGTGGTATTCATCGCCATCTAATTGGCCGATCGTGTAGCACCAAGACGTAGTTATCGTACATCGTGGACAGCCTTGATCTATTCCAGCAGACATCCTTCGACGGTTtcatcatttcttcaattagatTTGTATTATTCGCAACTGTGGGATCTGAGATTCACATCGTTTCTCTGCATCTGAAGCACGAATGGTATGAATTCCGATGGAATTCGGAACGAATCAACGCGGTGGACCATTTTCGGGTCGTCAATTGAATCAATATCGATTCGAATGACATTTTCATCTGAGCGACAGAGGTTGACTTTGATGGGAAGATCGATACCGTGGTAGAATGGCAAATGATCAACCTTTGAAAGCTACTTTCCATGGCTGTTACCCAGTTGTAATGTTCAACTACGACTTGGAAATTGTTGCCATTCACTCCAACAAACGGTATTATTATCATTAGTTGAAATACTTGAGGTTATAAAAAGTGTTTCGTAATTGTTTGTAAAAATTTCTAGGAAGTATAGGACGTCCAAAATCAATTATAGTGGCTGCTGATGAACGGTATAGGTAacttatggaaaatttcaacgtgaatatttttttgatgtgaAAGGAGTTAAGCTTTGACATTTTCGTTAAATGTCTGATTTACAACAATGGGCTATAAAATGTTAGAAACATTTTAGTCCCCTTGAAAATAACGCCTCTGAATGAAATGCAAAAAATCTTATGATCAACTGATAGGTgctttttatgaaaaactacGCTTTCGtcaataatattcaaataattctgAAGACgacaagaaaatatatttagaataaAATTTTAGGGAATATAACTTAGTGTTCTGTTCATCAAGGCCTTAGCCAGGGGGGTCCGATGGGGTCTAGACACCCCTCCGAAATTTTTGCAGAAATACAGAATTCTAGGaattgaaaaaacatgaaaatttatttcagaaagCAAAATCCATATTTAAACTTTGAACATCCGGAATGGAGTAGACCAGCAATAGTTGTATATTAGAATTATCATATTTTGAGGTATTTATCATTCAGACATTGGACATCCCTAATGAAAACCCTGTATAAGTATGAGTATTATTAAGTTGACGTATGATTGAGTATTTGGTCAAcacaaaaataaattgtttGTGATGGTTTTCAAAATTTCTCCTCGCAAAAAGTATTTTACATTATCCTGAACATCTTTTATTTTATGTCTGTCTATCTGTTGGTCGGTATGTGTGTCCACAAGCTGAACTTCTATAATTCTTATCCAATTTTGATGACATTCAATATGGGTATTCAGTATGGGCCATATATGGTTCCACATAAAATTCagctttttgaaaataaaaaagcgCGTTTAGCATGGATAAACCTTAAATTAGAAGTTTTATCATATCTCGCTTTATCCTAGTCTAATGTTGATTAAAATTGATGTTGTAATCCATTTTGGGTAGGAGATAATTCcacacaaaattcattttttttaagataAAGTTTGGGCGTTGATTATCCGCGAACATGACATTCTTGGCTTTTCCAAAATCTCGCGTTTTGCGGATGTTACCTAGTGCAGAGTGATTCTATGAAAATTTCACCACTCTCGAATATAGTGGGACTTGCCCAGCGCAAACGTGAAATACACGGATCTCAATATTTCACGTTCTAGTATTActattttgatggaatttggtatGGTCATTCCAGCTCTTTTGATTATACCGCTTGCGTTACATTAAAAGACGAAGACGTTCTATGAAGTGTTTAGCCGTTTTTTAGCAACAAAAGCCAAAAAACATTGTGACACACCAGAAATTTGTTGTATTATGctataaaaaattacatgaaatttTTGGTTACCTGATACAATATTGTATATAATCATCCTGACAATGTGATACTGCGAGCACATTATATAGTGAATGGCATCATCAAATCTAACATATTAAATTTAGCACGTTTTAACAATGGGATCATACAAAGGCGCCTCTGACAACTGCATTATATCCATCTGAAAGAAAGCACCTTTTCTCACTTTATTAATTATGACTATAGAAAGAAATCTAATTACTATCATAGGAAGTCATGGCGAATGGTATAATTATAATTGTTACTGAATATAATGGAgaggaaaaattcgattttcacATCTTGGTTGTAATTTCATTACGTCAGCGAAGATGCACATTCTCAAAGGATCCGTTAGTCTTGATAGGATTTATTTTCCTCACATTCTCTCTGGTTGTGCAATTAATTTTATCAATATCGATGGATGTGTAAGATGAATAAAGTATTCAATGAAACCGTGAGAATGTTTACAATAAGAAGAGAAGAATTATGGGTTTTACAATAGACTAAAATATACCTACAGCCTACAGATTTCAAGAACTCACACattcaacataaaaaattacTCTCAAATCTAAGAAGTTAGTTTTCATGAGTATTcatgaaattcatattgaattttgTCAATGTGAGTACGCGCGATAATGATAATAGTAATTATTATCGTTACCAATTTAATAGAGAGTATTACGGGTTTTTCCAATAgcaattattcaatataaaattgtttAAAAGGCAACActttgttcatttttttcaacattccaTATGTAATTTGTTAGAGTATGGGCCACCAACATGAAACCAATCAACCTCCCCCTCCTGAGGTAATTTATGACTTTGCCTTTTTTAATTGCTATTAAAATAGTATAAAAAATGGTTCCTTATAATATGTTATTACCTACCACATTAAAGTAAGCAATTGGAAAACTGGTTAATTGTTCTTCTGACTTCCAAtgtcaataataaaattttgcattctTCATTAGGAATCCAATTGTTTGCCCTTTTTAAAATGAAGTATTTGCGAGAGAatgaagaaaaactgaaaaaacaattttttgctTGATTTGAAACTACATCAGAAGGTACCTTTTTTTATGAACATATCTAGTATTCAAGCCCTAATAatggaaatagtaatttacgtaacaagtccggaaaatagggtttttttggacgaatagacaaaataccaggacgagcgtaagctcgtcctggaagtctgtgagtccaaaaaaaccattttcgggcgtgttgcgtacaatattttttcggaaaccatgtaaaataacactatcgctgctgctttccatattttataacgattgcgatcaaaaaacatgcaaatttttgacaactaatttcatatgaactgtcagccgttatctcggttgttatggattctatgattcttttccgtcctagtccgggaagtacgtactttccggactaggccggaaaatgctactttctcagagaaaaagcgtccaggaactgagcacttcccggacggttgccgaaaaaaattattttccataaaaatctcaACTAACAGCATatgattttataaaaaaaattaatatattaattttattgtagaCAACTGTCATTTTCTTCATCCTCGTTTATGATGTCCTTCAAGTTTAGTATTTCTCGTTCATCTTTAACTTCGAATTTATCCAGTGTTGAATCCAAGGACTGCCCAGGGGGTAATACCTCCGGAGCAAAAAAGATACctctccgaaaaaaaaattatctcttaAAATCAGAACGAATTTTTGACTACCCCCTCTAGATGTTGGAATTCCCCCCAGAGAAAATGTTCTGGCAATGTGGAGGGATTAGCTATATGTGCGTTATTCCATACGGTACATTGGTATACTTGACAGGTCTCATGTGATTTTCTAATGGCGTAATGCATGGGGGAAGTAGTCTTAAATCCACACCTTGGTTGTTGGGCAGAGAAAATGCAGTTGTGGGAGCATACTTTTGTGAAAACAAATCAAACCGTAGTTTGTTTATAGTTGTGTATTCCTTATAACTGTACAAGCAACAGACGAATTCCAGTCAATAACGTGTCTGTAATTGTAGGTGATGATCCTAATGATGTTAGAATAGGCACAAACTTTGAAAACTTTTCTAATTTCGATTTCACAGATAACTTTCCAAAACGAACAATCTGTATCAGATAAACAGTTCATTTCAGTTAGCTAACGATTCCTCTAAAGCAATTTTTGTGAATTAGATAAACAGGTTGTAAATTGATAaattcagttagaaattgcgttttttcctcatttaaatttCTTTCTCGATAAttcttaaattattcattttaggtaaagtgtttgcttaagtaaccctactctttttatacgtagaattgactgaaatagaaaaaatataggttctcaTTTGGAATTCTTtatgttttgatgaatttgattgtTCTAGGTCATGATCTCCTGAtaaacaccttgtacatttttggtccaaaccataaacagtcttataatactagtTGGTTGCAGAATCGAAACTGAacaagattttttcgaaaaaaactttttctgcagaaatattgaaaaaaaaagtgagtcctcgtcatcacaatttttttcataagaatctcatcaattcatgaaccgttgattTATCATCCAAGGTATGTATATAAggtatattgctgaaattgtgatcaaaaaagctatctaatgatgtaataat
It contains:
- the LOC123680903 gene encoding uncharacterized protein LOC123680903, with amino-acid sequence MSNIDNLIKQRTILKSKLTRMANWFGQDNNKDREECSARKCQIEQIFRDYEHVQTQLELIDSASYEEDRDIVETKYFQVISMATRTMNQFKNSPSEKHNKPTTHSSIKLPEISIPNFSGDIKQWPSFFELFNALITDNENLSDIQRLMYLKSALSKEPLQLIENLEVVGLNFNIAINTLKDRYDNPYLIVNSYIRKLLNVPSLTKSNEHALRDFITQIKTNIAALKTYNLSEKLTDLILIQIFTQKLDFTLKKEFEEQKNTSEFPTLPEFIGFLEKKYKVLENLGSTEQTGHSKFKTSLKYANTNSHHANTSNRTNKNKFFKCLMCNTDEHKIYSCRKFMNLSPNDRLSLVKEKNACLNCLMLGHSVQSCSSQHTCFNCHKRHHSLLHFNSTSTRHYSNEVPSQRSNKEVSRSINLSQIQNESQAVSHLSTCAQPTITTRNENISPGRNVSSLSSLSSNNQVLLATACVKLYDSYNKQVIVRCLTDSASQTSFITEDLVNRLHLEPYNQTIQISGISQSCSMSNRMIDLTIHSLVYPHRQFKVSCAILKNITCQQPQSYIDSRSLPIPVGIQLADIKFNIPSNIDILLGADIYFEIIMDGIIKLGSGLPVLQNSHLGYLIAGKVPQLAHRSRATHLALAQSSQNTIESSKTIVNQEDTLNNILTKFWEIEEIPNQSEPILSSAEEKAERIFEKTTIRLPSGRFQVDLPFKTPNEPFKLGDSYSQAKKRFLNLERRLQNNQELKHQYSEFINNYISLGHAKYVPLVLKNDLFQNKYFFPHHCIMREQSLTTQLRVVFDGSMKSSSGLSINDIMLKGYTVQPDLFDILIRFRTFKYVIIADIQKMFRQIKINSNHTFLQNILWRDNPQDELKCIELQTVSYGTNSAPFLSTRCLKELAIHNKVAFPLASEALLQACYVDDILYGCHDIPTLFEAHKQLTQCLQSACISLHKWGSNSQEFLKSISLNSQQDNYVLNPENSSNKILGLIWNSHSDKFVISLPTISIKESYSKREVLSIIASIYDPIGLINPIVVRAKILMQKIWIAKIGWDESINSEILSEWTTFLENLSMLSKLEIPRTILQFHSNVVQYEIHGFCDASSQAYAACIYLRTLYADNSVTSHLITAKSRVAPLKILTIPKLELMGALLLSTLVSKLSNILPIHLRNVNSINLWSDSEIVLAWIRSHPSRWSVFVSNRIVQIQDNSKDATWRHIRSHLNPANIFSRESLPSQLFVSDLWWQGPDFLLRSNLDLTPPLKWPLASVVELIPGKDSRVRIVRVRTQGGTFTRTITKICPPPFCTENIDNQVLLSI